From the genome of Sphingobacterium kitahiroshimense, one region includes:
- a CDS encoding aldehyde dehydrogenase family protein, with the protein MTDHIQTIFELQQKNKAVLQWSTAQQRILKLRRLKTAIEEFEEQIYDALQTDLRKSKFESALTEVFFALSEIDFAIKNLKQWMKPKRARRTLTSILATNRIYQQPRGVCLIIAPWNYPFQLIMSPLISAIAAGNCIILKPSEISSATSNVITQLIKNTFQEEDIACFEGDRSISEFLLQLPFDHIFFTGSTTVGKAVMQAASKNLSTVTLELGGKSPVIIDETADIKDAASKIAWGKLINAGQTCIAPDHVFIQRSKLEEFIQQYKEAVSRQFFNDQQQLDMAQYSKIINRQHAERLVGLITDAVDNGASIAWGGEVLWPELTIYPTLLSHVSLDSKIMQEEIFGPILPVIPYDDLEMPLNIINSKSKPLALYIFSKNKLTVKRLLKSTSSGGACINDVVIHVSNPNLPFGGVNGSGMGSCHGIFGFKTFSHERSVAFQSAFNMSQLIYPPYTKKEWVMKLLRKFM; encoded by the coding sequence ATGACAGATCATATCCAAACCATTTTTGAACTTCAGCAAAAAAACAAAGCTGTACTCCAATGGAGTACAGCACAACAACGTATATTAAAATTACGTCGATTAAAAACTGCAATTGAAGAATTTGAAGAACAGATCTACGATGCATTACAGACTGATCTAAGAAAAAGTAAATTTGAGTCCGCCCTTACGGAAGTATTTTTCGCACTCAGTGAAATTGATTTTGCCATCAAGAATTTAAAACAATGGATGAAGCCAAAAAGGGCCCGCAGGACATTGACAAGTATATTGGCAACAAATCGCATATATCAGCAACCAAGGGGCGTATGTCTAATCATTGCACCTTGGAACTATCCATTTCAACTGATTATGAGTCCATTAATATCTGCTATTGCAGCTGGAAACTGCATCATATTAAAACCTTCAGAAATCAGCTCTGCAACGAGTAATGTCATCACGCAATTAATTAAGAATACTTTTCAAGAAGAGGACATAGCTTGCTTCGAAGGAGATCGTTCTATTTCAGAATTCCTACTTCAGCTTCCTTTTGATCACATATTCTTTACAGGAAGTACTACGGTAGGAAAAGCTGTTATGCAGGCAGCTTCCAAAAATCTAAGTACCGTTACACTCGAATTAGGAGGAAAATCACCAGTCATCATTGACGAAACCGCCGATATAAAAGATGCTGCTTCAAAAATTGCTTGGGGCAAGCTCATCAATGCAGGTCAGACCTGCATTGCACCTGATCATGTATTTATACAAAGATCCAAACTTGAAGAGTTTATACAGCAGTACAAAGAAGCTGTTAGCCGTCAGTTTTTTAATGACCAACAGCAACTGGATATGGCACAATATAGTAAGATCATCAATCGACAACATGCCGAAAGATTAGTGGGATTGATCACTGATGCTGTAGACAATGGGGCCTCCATAGCTTGGGGAGGAGAAGTACTGTGGCCCGAATTGACCATTTATCCTACCCTCCTATCTCATGTATCGCTAGACAGCAAAATTATGCAGGAAGAAATCTTTGGCCCAATACTCCCCGTTATTCCCTATGACGATCTAGAGATGCCATTAAATATCATCAATAGCAAGAGTAAACCTTTGGCCCTATACATTTTCAGTAAAAATAAACTTACCGTAAAACGCTTGTTAAAAAGCACGAGTTCAGGTGGCGCGTGTATAAATGATGTTGTCATCCATGTTTCTAACCCAAACCTTCCTTTTGGAGGCGTAAATGGTAGCGGAATGGGAAGTTGTCATGGCATTTTCGGCTTTAAAACATTTTCACATGAAAGGTCAGTAGCTTTTCAATCAGCATTCAACATGTCGCAACTTATCTATCCTCCTTATACAAAAAAAGAATGGGTGATGAAATTACTTCGAAAATTTATGTAA
- a CDS encoding TetR/AcrR family transcriptional regulator, giving the protein MSKKEEVKKKIGKSAMECFAKFGLDKTTLEDIAKAVGLNKTSLYYYYKSKEDIFIEVALEEGENYIHSLQSATVEKEGIENRTAFYLESRFNYYKNVLNMNRVSVESMGKLLPRFFELYDALMIREKAFLTQLLEEAVKEEELELKDPKNTASVLINFSNALKHSVEQQAILKQEPEIDYSQSLQDTKFLVSLIFKGIKK; this is encoded by the coding sequence ATGAGTAAGAAAGAAGAAGTAAAGAAAAAAATTGGTAAATCAGCAATGGAATGTTTTGCGAAATTCGGTTTGGACAAAACAACCCTTGAAGACATTGCCAAAGCTGTTGGTCTCAATAAAACATCATTATACTATTACTATAAAAGCAAAGAAGATATATTCATTGAGGTAGCACTAGAAGAAGGCGAAAACTATATTCATTCGCTACAAAGTGCTACGGTTGAGAAAGAAGGAATTGAAAATAGAACAGCATTTTATCTCGAATCACGATTCAATTATTATAAAAATGTATTGAACATGAATCGTGTTTCGGTAGAATCAATGGGTAAGTTACTTCCGCGATTCTTCGAGCTATATGATGCCTTGATGATTCGAGAAAAAGCATTCCTCACACAGCTATTGGAAGAAGCAGTTAAAGAGGAAGAATTGGAATTAAAAGATCCAAAAAATACAGCTTCCGTATTGATCAATTTTTCCAATGCACTAAAACACAGTGTGGAACAACAGGCTATACTAAAACAAGAGCCTGAAATTGATTATTCGCAAAGTCTGCAAGATACCAAATTTTTAGTGTCTTTGATTTTTAAAGGAATTAAAAAGTAG
- a CDS encoding SO2930 family diheme c-type cytochrome, whose product MQKFYLLTISILLSTFLILLMHQGCNNTNKAKSDNSTEGFTFKEKLSDYGFFKGNLKNLEPVKGVIRYDLSTPLFTDYAIKDRFIVLPHGKQINYRASGPLEFPDSSIIIKNFAYTNEAHQKIMIETRLLVKDPKNKKWIVMNYLWNKEQTDAIRHITGAKVPITLLDENGNKHVTNYMVPNTNDCKRCRTDNDTLTPIGPKARNLNFILKDQMNNQLTKWTLEGILVGLPEISKVAQLPVWTDSKHYSLEKRARAYLDINCAHCHTKGGDAFNTGLFLDYEENNPNHLGIKKAPVSAGGGAGGLDFDIIPGNPTQSILLHRMNSVEPGTAMPELARTIIHKEGVALIREWIQQLPQ is encoded by the coding sequence ATGCAAAAGTTTTACCTTTTAACCATAAGCATCTTGCTCAGCACATTCTTAATTTTGCTCATGCATCAAGGATGTAATAACACTAATAAAGCAAAATCCGATAATAGTACTGAAGGATTTACATTTAAGGAAAAACTTTCAGATTACGGATTTTTTAAAGGAAACCTTAAAAATTTAGAACCAGTAAAAGGCGTTATCAGATATGATTTAAGTACACCCTTATTTACAGATTATGCTATAAAAGATCGATTTATTGTGCTTCCGCACGGAAAGCAGATCAACTATAGGGCTAGTGGACCCTTAGAATTTCCAGATTCGAGCATTATCATCAAAAATTTTGCTTATACTAATGAGGCGCACCAAAAGATCATGATTGAAACCCGGTTATTAGTGAAAGATCCCAAAAATAAAAAATGGATAGTCATGAATTACCTTTGGAATAAAGAACAGACCGATGCGATTAGACATATTACAGGAGCTAAAGTACCGATTACTTTACTTGATGAAAATGGAAATAAACATGTCACTAATTATATGGTTCCAAATACAAATGATTGCAAAAGGTGTCGTACTGACAACGATACACTAACACCAATCGGTCCAAAAGCAAGAAATCTGAACTTTATTCTTAAAGATCAAATGAACAACCAGCTAACAAAATGGACTTTAGAGGGGATACTCGTTGGCTTGCCCGAAATTTCAAAAGTAGCACAGTTACCGGTATGGACAGATAGTAAACATTACAGTTTAGAGAAGCGGGCACGTGCATATTTAGATATTAATTGTGCACATTGCCATACAAAAGGTGGCGACGCATTTAATACTGGTCTATTTTTGGATTATGAAGAAAATAATCCAAATCATTTAGGCATAAAAAAAGCACCCGTTTCAGCTGGTGGAGGAGCTGGAGGATTAGATTTTGATATCATTCCGGGAAATCCAACGCAGTCTATTCTACTACATCGCATGAATAGTGTAGAACCTGGAACAGCAATGCCAGAACTCGCGCGTACCATCATTCATAAAGAAGGTGTTGCATTGATCCGAGAATGGATACAGCAATTGCCACAATAA
- a CDS encoding SRPBCC domain-containing protein, whose protein sequence is MSTITVSADINAPLEYVWKLFSKPEHIIHWNAASDDWETTSATNDLRNGGRFSFHMAAKDKSFDFNFEGQYDEVRPLRHIAYTLGDNRKVSTTFFENKNVVTIVQSFDSETSHSEEQQHSGWQAILNNFKKYVETQFQQKDA, encoded by the coding sequence ATGTCAACAATTACAGTCAGTGCCGATATAAATGCCCCCTTAGAATATGTCTGGAAACTATTTAGCAAACCAGAGCATATTATTCACTGGAATGCTGCAAGCGATGATTGGGAAACAACAAGCGCAACCAATGATTTGCGAAATGGAGGTCGATTCAGTTTTCACATGGCCGCAAAGGATAAAAGTTTTGATTTTAATTTTGAAGGACAATATGATGAAGTGAGGCCCCTTAGGCATATAGCATATACGCTTGGAGACAACCGAAAGGTAAGTACTACATTTTTTGAAAACAAAAACGTGGTAACAATCGTTCAGAGTTTTGATAGCGAAACCTCACATTCCGAAGAACAACAACACTCGGGGTGGCAGGCCATCCTCAATAATTTTAAAAAATACGTTGAAACACAATTTCAGCAAAAAGATGCTTAA
- a CDS encoding alpha/beta fold hydrolase: MLNFLKSKITRVPAKYHKSIHVLFHFILLIGCLSCTASLAQEIDKNQLERHYESATKQFSTYEQKHRRTTETINVNLSYLQWGDNQNKTKVLIWLHGSLSNAYEFAPFALHLVKIGYRIISIDQYNAGKTPLPPFDASFDDLCIDIKSLMDTLEIQHAVIGGFSRGGYLATNFYKLFPTYVAGLILEDGGSVAFNTSYFKLNQRELEQKLQEVNLPAEIEEKYFGFYDNHFDAYKSLYDDSNKSDQFEILSFLKPLDQKWITYRGQQEYYHMRDSLQMSEAIFGNPNVSNYASSIIKVAPFEIFKHVNIPVLILDAISVHDPMPVYAENKMLAEKHSNFIKHIAFENVDHNIHFAYPEQFLKVITKFLNEVKLTKD, translated from the coding sequence ATGTTAAACTTCTTAAAATCAAAAATTACAAGGGTACCCGCAAAGTACCATAAATCAATTCATGTCCTTTTCCATTTCATTTTACTTATCGGCTGCTTATCATGCACAGCCTCGCTTGCTCAAGAAATAGATAAAAATCAACTTGAACGTCATTATGAATCTGCTACAAAACAGTTCAGTACTTATGAGCAAAAACATCGCAGGACTACAGAAACTATAAATGTAAATTTATCCTATCTCCAATGGGGCGACAATCAAAATAAAACTAAAGTACTAATATGGCTCCATGGCAGTCTAAGTAATGCTTACGAATTTGCTCCTTTTGCATTACACCTTGTCAAAATTGGTTACCGTATCATTTCAATAGATCAATATAATGCAGGAAAAACTCCTCTGCCACCATTTGATGCTTCATTCGATGATCTCTGTATTGACATCAAATCATTAATGGACACTTTAGAAATTCAACATGCTGTTATAGGAGGATTTTCCCGTGGAGGCTACCTAGCGACAAATTTTTATAAACTGTTTCCTACATATGTCGCAGGTTTAATACTGGAGGATGGCGGATCAGTAGCCTTTAATACCAGCTACTTCAAGTTGAATCAAAGAGAATTAGAACAAAAATTACAAGAAGTCAATCTCCCCGCTGAAATAGAAGAAAAGTATTTCGGCTTTTATGATAACCACTTTGATGCTTACAAAAGCCTTTATGATGACAGTAATAAATCAGATCAATTTGAAATCTTAAGTTTTTTGAAACCGCTAGATCAAAAATGGATCACCTACCGCGGACAACAAGAATACTATCATATGCGAGACAGTCTACAGATGTCAGAAGCAATATTTGGCAACCCTAATGTCAGTAACTATGCATCGTCCATAATTAAAGTAGCTCCATTTGAAATATTTAAACACGTAAATATTCCGGTACTTATACTAGATGCCATTTCAGTTCACGATCCTATGCCTGTTTATGCAGAAAACAAAATGCTTGCTGAAAAGCATTCCAACTTCATCAAACATATTGCTTTTGAAAATGTGGATCACAATATTCATTTCGCATATCCTGAGCAATTTCTAAAAGTTATTACTAAATTCTTAAACGAAGTAAAATTAACTAAAGACTGA
- a CDS encoding TonB-dependent receptor codes for MKKVLLLNLILYLCMPGTVLAQSFIKGSIKNSTTNEAAYAISIRVKNGTDGTYSDDRGRFQLKTSKSLPITLLISSIGYEPQEFIVESFSTPLELLLKPAQILGQEVVVSASRTVQNKLSSPVTIEQISAKDVVNSPQINYMDMMQGLKGVDVTVSSLGFTSVTTRGFNTSGNTNFTQIVDGMDNQAPGLNFPLGSAIGLTQLDVDNIELLSGASSALYGSRGLNGTMVMTGKDPFKYQGVSVLITQGVNHINNKKKNDPVSPSPYYDWTIRFAKKINDKIAFKINTQYTQAKDWVANDASNKNGPGTSLTDPNYNGVNFYGGSTSTDISPFLQAALAGNPDLAPIIEPLLSKPNYVARTGYPEYGYLDNTAKLFKINGELRYKISPKIEAIASGTFGTGNIVYTNDTRYQLKGFKVGQYRLELKSDNWFVRTYTTQENSGRTLVAGPTAQYINESWKTSYDGEAGGWYPEYTYQLINSLAGGAALNDAHLAARAFADQGRAELGTPLFNRLRDSITSTPISEGGTLFLDRSKLYNTEAQYNFSNQIKFMTVIAGVNWRLYNLNSKNTLFPDKDKPINVNEYSAYVQMAKKVAEERLNIAASFRYDKNTLFSSPKVTSRASLVFEAMNQNFIRFSYQNAYSFPSNIQALQNTLNGYNSYSSGGSSRLLNDNYQFDKYPPYVYESVLKFQETGDPGVLEKFQYDDIKPQSVNAFELGYAALLGNRFMIDILGYFSTWKNFIGYANVANTPGTDDVNALKDHSTYIQYNIAFNGGETVNTYGYAASLSVDMGYNFLGKINYYSDYLKNKNDSQINNFNTPNYHINMEFGNSGFGKKQVWSFNTSLRYKPGYHYVVSGGLASGEVPSSAVIDAQISYKLIKARSGIRLGATNITNKYYSTGIANPRIGAVYYVTYAYNIL; via the coding sequence ATGAAAAAGGTCCTTTTACTCAATCTGATCCTTTATCTCTGTATGCCCGGCACAGTCCTCGCGCAGAGCTTTATTAAAGGAAGCATTAAAAACAGTACCACCAATGAAGCCGCATACGCAATCTCGATTCGCGTTAAAAATGGCACCGATGGCACCTATAGTGACGATCGGGGTAGGTTTCAATTGAAAACCTCTAAATCACTTCCGATTACATTATTGATTTCCTCAATAGGTTATGAACCTCAAGAATTCATCGTAGAAAGTTTTTCAACTCCATTAGAACTACTTTTAAAACCAGCTCAGATTCTTGGTCAAGAAGTCGTCGTCTCGGCAAGCAGAACAGTACAAAATAAACTGTCGTCTCCAGTTACCATCGAACAGATCAGTGCCAAAGATGTCGTTAACTCCCCGCAAATCAATTACATGGATATGATGCAAGGACTAAAAGGAGTAGATGTAACTGTCTCTAGTCTGGGATTTACCAGTGTAACAACTAGAGGTTTCAATACAAGCGGTAATACTAATTTCACCCAAATCGTAGATGGTATGGACAACCAGGCACCTGGGTTAAATTTCCCGCTCGGCTCCGCAATTGGTCTAACTCAGCTCGATGTGGATAATATTGAACTTCTTTCAGGAGCATCCTCTGCATTATATGGTTCAAGGGGATTAAATGGAACCATGGTTATGACAGGTAAAGATCCATTCAAATACCAAGGAGTTAGCGTATTAATCACACAAGGTGTCAATCACATCAATAACAAGAAAAAAAATGACCCTGTATCACCTTCCCCCTATTACGATTGGACAATTCGCTTCGCCAAAAAAATAAATGATAAAATCGCCTTCAAAATAAATACACAATATACTCAGGCTAAAGATTGGGTCGCCAATGATGCTAGCAATAAAAATGGACCAGGAACCAGCCTAACTGATCCCAACTACAATGGCGTAAATTTTTACGGAGGCTCTACCTCCACCGATATTTCGCCCTTTCTACAGGCAGCACTTGCCGGAAATCCGGATCTAGCCCCTATTATAGAACCACTACTGAGTAAACCCAACTATGTTGCTCGTACCGGATATCCAGAATATGGATACTTAGACAATACCGCCAAACTTTTTAAAATAAATGGAGAATTACGTTATAAGATAAGCCCTAAAATAGAAGCCATAGCATCAGGAACTTTCGGCACTGGAAATATCGTTTACACCAATGATACCCGATATCAACTAAAAGGTTTCAAAGTAGGACAGTACAGACTGGAATTAAAAAGCGACAACTGGTTTGTCCGAACCTATACTACCCAAGAAAATTCTGGCCGTACATTAGTAGCAGGACCTACAGCGCAATACATTAATGAGTCTTGGAAAACAAGCTATGATGGAGAAGCTGGTGGTTGGTATCCTGAGTATACATACCAACTGATCAATTCACTTGCCGGAGGAGCAGCACTCAATGATGCACACTTAGCTGCGCGAGCATTTGCAGATCAGGGACGAGCAGAGTTAGGCACTCCGCTATTCAATCGACTTAGAGATAGTATCACAAGTACACCTATTTCAGAAGGGGGTACACTCTTTCTTGATCGTAGTAAATTATACAATACCGAAGCCCAATACAACTTCAGTAATCAAATCAAATTTATGACTGTTATTGCCGGAGTCAATTGGCGTTTATATAATTTAAACAGTAAAAACACCCTATTTCCTGATAAAGATAAACCCATAAATGTAAATGAATATAGTGCATACGTGCAAATGGCGAAAAAAGTAGCTGAAGAACGATTGAACATAGCAGCTTCATTTAGATATGATAAAAACACGCTGTTCTCCTCACCAAAAGTTACATCGCGGGCGTCCCTGGTTTTCGAAGCAATGAACCAAAATTTCATTCGCTTCTCCTACCAAAATGCCTATAGCTTTCCTTCGAATATACAAGCCTTGCAAAATACTTTAAATGGATACAACAGCTATTCATCTGGAGGTTCATCACGCTTACTAAACGATAATTATCAATTTGACAAGTACCCACCATATGTCTATGAAAGTGTACTCAAGTTTCAAGAAACAGGTGATCCAGGTGTACTTGAAAAATTTCAATATGACGATATCAAACCGCAATCAGTAAATGCTTTTGAATTGGGTTATGCCGCCTTATTGGGCAATAGATTTATGATTGATATCCTAGGATATTTCTCCACTTGGAAGAATTTCATTGGCTATGCCAATGTAGCAAACACACCAGGGACTGATGATGTTAACGCCTTAAAAGATCACAGCACTTACATACAGTATAACATTGCTTTTAATGGAGGTGAGACAGTAAATACCTATGGTTATGCCGCCAGTTTAAGTGTTGACATGGGATATAACTTTTTGGGTAAAATTAATTACTATTCCGACTACCTGAAAAATAAAAATGATAGTCAGATCAATAATTTTAATACACCAAATTATCATATCAATATGGAATTTGGAAACAGTGGCTTTGGTAAAAAACAAGTTTGGTCATTCAATACCAGTTTACGGTACAAACCCGGATATCATTATGTCGTATCGGGAGGATTAGCTTCGGGAGAAGTACCAAGTTCTGCAGTAATAGATGCACAAATTAGTTATAAGTTGATCAAAGCACGCTCAGGAATTCGTCTCGGTGCAACTAACATAACCAATAAATACTATTCAACTGGAATCGCAAATCCCAGAATTGGAGCAGTATATTATGTCACCTATGCTTATAATATATTATAA
- a CDS encoding parallel beta-helix domain-containing protein: MKQSFYLKLTLLFMIVGMISSCKGTKEQQDNYANILTFKPGEEAKIEEAFLSIKDSTSILLQAGNYKFDNLSIVQVKHILIHGEGHDKTVLNFSSQTQGGEGIRVTDVKGFTIENMTIRDSKGDLLKISNSSDVKVANLHALWSQADSTSGGYAIYPVLCKNVLVENCYTEGSSDAGIYVGQTDGAIVRNCKAAKNVAGCEIENTSNAEVYNNEFYNNTAGFLIFDLPDLSKRGGKVKVYNNNIYDNNFRNFAKSGSFGTSWGVGNASPGSGIIILAASDIEIYDNKITGNNTAAITIASGFATDDKAAEKINANYSPISKNIKIHSNKLEMGPEFPKPAFEHRIGQVLVATQEQLNKLDPNRKFKRIPLIVYDGFSSNVLTKGTALNPDSICIHQPEENLFVNADFQNVAKPENWKPNTDSAPFQCK, encoded by the coding sequence ATGAAACAATCATTTTATCTAAAGCTTACTTTACTATTTATGATAGTAGGAATGATAAGCTCCTGTAAAGGAACAAAAGAACAGCAGGACAACTATGCTAATATCTTGACTTTTAAACCTGGCGAAGAAGCAAAGATTGAAGAAGCATTCTTATCAATAAAAGACAGTACAAGTATTTTACTTCAGGCAGGTAATTACAAATTTGACAATTTAAGTATCGTACAGGTCAAACATATTTTAATTCATGGAGAAGGCCATGATAAAACGGTCCTCAATTTTTCCAGTCAAACGCAAGGCGGAGAAGGTATCCGAGTTACCGATGTCAAAGGATTTACTATCGAGAACATGACCATTCGTGACTCTAAAGGTGATTTGTTAAAAATCAGCAATAGTAGTGATGTGAAAGTTGCAAATTTACATGCGCTATGGAGTCAGGCAGATTCGACAAGTGGAGGCTATGCGATTTATCCTGTGCTCTGCAAAAATGTCCTTGTTGAAAATTGTTATACAGAAGGTTCTTCAGATGCAGGAATCTATGTAGGCCAAACAGACGGAGCAATTGTTCGCAATTGTAAAGCAGCCAAAAATGTGGCCGGATGTGAAATTGAAAATACGTCAAATGCAGAAGTATATAATAATGAATTTTATAACAATACAGCAGGATTTCTAATTTTTGATTTGCCAGACTTATCGAAAAGGGGTGGTAAAGTAAAAGTTTATAACAACAACATTTATGACAACAATTTTAGAAATTTTGCTAAAAGCGGAAGTTTTGGTACCTCTTGGGGAGTAGGAAATGCTTCGCCCGGAAGTGGTATTATCATCCTGGCAGCTTCAGATATTGAAATCTACGACAATAAAATTACTGGAAACAATACCGCAGCAATTACAATTGCATCAGGCTTTGCAACAGATGACAAAGCTGCAGAAAAAATTAATGCCAACTATTCTCCTATTTCCAAAAACATTAAAATACACAGCAATAAACTTGAAATGGGACCAGAATTTCCAAAACCCGCATTCGAACATCGAATTGGACAAGTATTAGTTGCAACTCAAGAACAACTAAATAAATTGGACCCTAATCGCAAATTTAAAAGAATTCCATTAATCGTATATGACGGTTTCAGTAGTAATGTATTAACAAAAGGAACAGCATTAAATCCAGATTCTATCTGTATCCATCAACCTGAAGAAAATCTATTTGTAAACGCTGACTTCCAAAATGTTGCAAAGCCGGAAAACTGGAAGCCAAATACGGATAGTGCACCATTTCAATGTAAATGA